From the Anguilla rostrata isolate EN2019 chromosome 5, ASM1855537v3, whole genome shotgun sequence genome, the window TTTAGTTGTAGTCGTTTGAGCTCAGCAGTTGTTGTGGGAAGATTCATTGTGGTTGGACTTCTGTTGTAGCTGGAGTACCTAATGTGGTATGAACTGCTGTTGTGGTGGAACAGTTTTTGTTGTGGAGCAAAGTTGTAGTTAGCGCAATGTTGAGGTGGTATTGTTGTTGAAGCTATGGTGGTGGCAGTTTAGTGTAGTGTTGAGCTTCAGCAGTTGTTGTGGGAAGATTCATTGTGGTTGGAGGTTCTGTTGTAGGTGGATTACCTAATGTGGTATGAACTGCTGTTGTTGGTggaacagtttttgttgttggagcGATAGTTGTGGTTAGAGCTGCTGTCGTAGAAGCTGGTATTGTTGTCTGAGCAGCGATGGTGGTGGTAGGTTTAGCTGTAGTCGTTGGAGCTACAGCTGTCGGTGTGGGAAGAGGTGTTGTGGTTTGACCTTCAGTTGTAGCTGGAGTACCTAATGTGGTATGAACTGCTGTTGTTGGTggaacagtttttgttgttggagcaGTAGTTGTAGTTTGAGCTGCAATCGTAGGTGGTATTGTTGGTGAAGCTATGGTGGTGGCAGTTTCAGTTGTAGTTGTTTGAGCTTCAGCAGTTGTTGTGGGAAGATTCATTGTGGTTGGAGGTTCTGTTGTAGGTGGATTACCTAATGTGGTATGAACTGCTGTTGTTGGTggaacagtttttgttgttggcgCAATAGTTGTAGTTTGAGCTGCAATCGTTGAAGGTGGTATTGTTGTCTGAGCAGCGATGGTGGTGGTAGGTTTAGCTGTAGTCGTTGGAGCTACAGCTGTCGGTGTGGGAAGAGGTGTTGTGGTTTGACCTCCTGTTGTAGCTGGAGTACC encodes:
- the LOC135256002 gene encoding mucin-2-like, which translates into the protein MRAESTTVAPTTKTVPPTTAVHTTLGTPATTGGQTTTPLPTPTAVAPTTTAKPTTTIAAQTTIPPSTIAAQTTTIAPTTKTVPPTTAVHTTLGTPATTGGQTTTPLPTPTAVAPTTTAKPTTTIAAQTTIPPSTIAAQTTTIAPTTKTVPPTTAVHTTLGNPPTTEPPTTMNLPTTTAEAQTTTTETATTIASPTIPPTIAAQTTTTAPTTKTVPPTTAVHTTLGTPATTEGQTTTPLPTPTAVAPTTTAKPTTTIAAQTTIPASTTAALTTTIAPTTKTVPPTTAVHTTLGNPPTTEPPTTMNLPTTTAEAQHYTKLPPP